Genomic DNA from Bacterioplanes sanyensis:
TGCGGAGGATGAATACGTGCGTCTACCTGCTGAACGTGCCGGTATGATGATGGTGTTCCGCACTTACGACAAAATGTCGTACGGCCTGATTATGCGTGCGACCAAGCCTTTGCGCGTTGGCGACCGTTTCTCTGCGCCGTAACAACCTGTTTTAACAAGGAAATATTATGCTCACGGATGAGCAGATAGGCGCCTGGTGGCGGCTGAGCCGCTTGCCTCGCGTCGGCAACCTTACCCTCAATGCCATACGGCAATCCCTCCCTCACAGCACCGATCTGCTGCAGTTAACGTCTGATGAATTGCAACAGCTGGAGCTGAATGCCGAGCTGGCACACCGCTGGCAACACGACTCAAGTCTGAACAAGGGTGTCGAAACTCTGCTGCATTGGCGCCAGCAAGCTGGTTGCGATTTGTTGCTAGCAGGTGTACCGCCCTATCCCGACTCGCTGGCAACCTTGCCCGACGCACCGCTGTTTTTGTTCGCACGTGGACATCTTTCCGCCCTGGATCAACCCAGAGTGGCGATGGTTGGTAGCCGAAATCCCAGTCGCTACGGCAGTGATTGGGCACAACATAATGGCGCCGTGCTGGCTAACTGCGGGCTAACGGTGGTGTCTGGTTTGGCACTTGGCATTGACGGTGCCAGTCATCAGGGGGCGGTGAGTCAAGGTCGATCCATTGCTGTGCTGGGGTGTGGTGCCGACATCATCTACCCGCGCCGGCATCAAACATTGGCCATGCAGCTGCTGGAGCACGGTCTGATTTTGTCTGAGTTCTTACCAGGAACCGCGCCGCGAGCACCGCAGTTCCCATCGCGTAATCGCATTATTAGTGGTCTTAGTATGGGCGTCGTGGTGGTAGAAGCGGCGTTGCGCAGTGGCTCACTGATTACCGCGCAGCAAGCAGCTGAGCAGGGGCGGGAAGTAATGGCGGTGCCGGGGGCGGTGAACAACCCTTTGAGTCAGGGCTGTCACCAATTGATACGCGATGGTGCGACCTTGGTGCAGCATGCTGACGATGTGCTGCAGCAACTGGGCATATTCGGTTTAACGGCTCCCGATGCGCCGTCTGTGCCCAATTCACCTGCTGTGAACAGCGCTGCCACGCCTGAGCAATGGCAGCCAGGGTTGCTCAGTTGTATTGATTTTGCGCCAACCGCCGTTGATGTGATCGCCATTCGCAGCCAATTGGACGTGGCGCAGTTACTTCCTCAGCTGTTAGAACTGGAACTGTCCGGTTGGCTAGCGCAATCGGCGGGCGGATTTATGCGGCTACGGTAGCTGCAGCGCTGTATCCAACAGTTGTAGCAAGGAGTCACCATCGGTGGCGTATTGCCAAAACAACCAAACGCTCCAGTCGTTGTATTGTGGACTGCTGTTGAAACTGAATTGGCTGCCGAGGTGGTGCGGGCTGCGCCCTAGGCGATGCAAAATGGCCAAATCGATACCAGCGGCGACCCCAGAATCGTCACTACTGTCCTGATAACAGCGGCTGCTGTTGGCAAAGTAGGCCTTTAAGCAGTCCTGATGATGAACCTGATACCCCAGCGTCCATTGGCTGCGCCAGTAGGTGCGGCGTGACAACGGCTGCTGCCACGCCAACCGAGCGCCCATGCGCACCAGCATTTGCGGGCTGAAGTAGCCCCCGTGTCCCTGGCTAAACCCAGACAGGTTGTGTTGATAATAACTCGCCAACAGCTCCGGGCCGACTTCGACCTGCGCGCGTCTGAGTTTGGGGATAAACCCCATGCGTGCATACAGAGTCGCGGATCGATTATCGCGTACTTGCTCACCCTGATAGTTAGCCCAGTCCAAGCTCACCAGCGCCCGGCTTTGCTCGGCCAGCTCGCCAAAGCCACTGATATTGACGCTGTCTTGCAGCACCCGTCCCCAGCTGTCTGAGCTGTGAGGATCTTCAATGCCGACGTAGGCCAGCATGCTTTCCTGCACCGGTCTGCGCTGCAGCTGCAGTGCCAGGCCTGCGCTTTCATCGCCGATGGCCGCTGAAAATGAGCCAGTCCATTTGGCATCCACCTCGCCGCCCATTGGGGTGGTACCCAGAGCGACGGTTAGCGCTGCTCCCTTGCCGTGATAGCGGTATTGCAGCCACGGCTCTAACAGTGGCCCTTGGTTGCCACTGTCGGTATCGCGTTGCGGGCAAGGGTCCTCGTTGCTGGCGAATATACACTGCGGTAAACCCAACTCAGCCTCATCGTCGGCATCACCGCTGCTCAGTTGTAACACCGAAATCCGCGACCACCATTGATGGCGTGAGTACTTGGGCCGCCAATGCAGCAATACCTCGGGCATGCGTAGAGTGGTGAGTCGACTGGTACCGCTGTCGCCGCTACGATGGCTCAGCCGTGTGCCGCCACTAACGATCCAATCACTGCGCTGCCACGGTTGCAGCACGATGCTGCCATCCTCCTGCAGCTCGAAATAGTCAGCATCGACACCATCGCGCGCTGCATTGAAGGTATGTTCATAACCCAACAGCGGTCGCAGTTGGCCAGGATGCTGCTCAGCCAACTCGGCGGCGTCATCCAGTATATTGTCGGCATAGGCGCTGAACATCAGTCCTGAGGCGGCTTCTGGATTGCCCTCGTCCATGTCATAGGCCTGGGCAAACGCATCAAACGCATCACCGTACTCTTGCAGTCGATAGTGCGCCCAGCCGCTCAG
This window encodes:
- the dprA gene encoding DNA-processing protein DprA, with the translated sequence MLTDEQIGAWWRLSRLPRVGNLTLNAIRQSLPHSTDLLQLTSDELQQLELNAELAHRWQHDSSLNKGVETLLHWRQQAGCDLLLAGVPPYPDSLATLPDAPLFLFARGHLSALDQPRVAMVGSRNPSRYGSDWAQHNGAVLANCGLTVVSGLALGIDGASHQGAVSQGRSIAVLGCGADIIYPRRHQTLAMQLLEHGLILSEFLPGTAPRAPQFPSRNRIISGLSMGVVVVEAALRSGSLITAQQAAEQGREVMAVPGAVNNPLSQGCHQLIRDGATLVQHADDVLQQLGIFGLTAPDAPSVPNSPAVNSAATPEQWQPGLLSCIDFAPTAVDVIAIRSQLDVAQLLPQLLELELSGWLAQSAGGFMRLR